AACACGGAAAGTTCTTCAACCCGTTCATTTTTGTAAACGTTCAAGAAAAGCAAAACGAAAAAGGGCATAATCATGGTGATAAATGACAAGATAATACCGAAAGCCAGCCCGTCGTTTACCAAATCAGGAAATTCCGAAGCTTTAGTTATTAATCCTAATTTATAACTGATGCGAGCAAAAAAGCCTCCTTTTGAAAAAAGCTGAAACGTAAAAAACCCAGTTACGATTCCGGGTATTGCCAGTGGTAAATAGATGATAAACGATAAAAACTGTTTTTCTAGTTGCTTTCTGAATTTTAATGTAATCCAAAGTGCCCCACCTACTGAACTAGTTACAGCAACGAAAGCAATGATAAAACTATACCCAAAAGATTTAAAAAACGTTCCTGAAGCTAGAACAGACTCCCAAAACTGTAGCGTAAAGCCATTGTTAGCTACCCCAATTACACCAAAACTATAAAGCAGGGCATAAATAAATGCTGCTGCAAAAGGCACCACACCTATCAGCAAGAACAATACAATCCCTATGTTCGGCTTTTTAATTTTCAATTACCCTTTTTCTAAAATCTTCATACAACCTGATCATA
This genomic interval from Zobellia roscoffensis contains the following:
- a CDS encoding ABC transporter permease subunit, translated to MKIKKPNIGIVLFLLIGVVPFAAAFIYALLYSFGVIGVANNGFTLQFWESVLASGTFFKSFGYSFIIAFVAVTSSVGGALWITLKFRKQLEKQFLSFIIYLPLAIPGIVTGFFTFQLFSKGGFFARISYKLGLITKASEFPDLVNDGLAFGIILSFITMIMPFFVLLFLNVYKNERVEELSVLAQSLGADANQITRKVFLPILIQKTWVLIVLYFIFLLGAYEVPLILGQESPQMLSVLIIQEIKQYDLDKISEGYVVAVLYTLIVSAAAIVLFLPKRKRVYAN